The Candidatus Eisenbacteria bacterium nucleotide sequence AGGAGGGCAGCCCCCACCACCAGGTCAGCAGGTTCCACACGATGGCGCCCGCGAGCCCGGCGAGAATCAGCATGGGAGACACGATCGCGGGATCGACCACGCCCTTGCCGATGGTCTTGGCGACGTGGGCTCCGAACACCAGGAACGCGATGAAGTTGAAGAAGGCGGCCCAAACCACCGCGGCGCGCGGCGTCAGCACCCGGGTGCTGACCACGGTGGCGATCGAGTTGGCGGCGTCGTGGAACCCGTTGATGAAGTCGAACGCCAGCGCCACCGCGATGATGAGCCAGATCTCGGTCGCGATGGTCATGAGATCAGCGGTTCTTCAGGACGATGGCCTCGAGAATGTTGGCGACGTCCTCACCCATGTCCGCCGCCGCTTCGAGGCGTCCGTAGAGCTCCTTCCAGCGCAGCACGTCGATCGGATCGTGCCCGCCGTTGAAGAGTTCCGCCACCACTGCGCGCGAGATCTCGTCGGCTTCGTTCTCGAGCCGGTTGAGCTCGATCGTGATGGGCATCAGCTTCTCGAAATCCCGGAGGTGGGTGACGGCCTTTTCGATCTGGACCCCGGATTGCGCCACGATGCGGGACAGCTTGATCGCCTCGGGGGTCACCTGCTTGACCCGGAACAGCACGAAGCGGCTGCCGATGGCCTCCGCGGCGTCGAGGACGTCGTCGAGGCTGCTCGCCAGACCGTGGATGTCCTCGCGCTCGAGCGGCGTGATGAACGTGCTGTTGAGCTTTTCGAAGATGTCGTGGGTGATGAGGTCGCCATTGTGCTCGACCTGCTTGAGCTTGGCGGCCTTCTGCTCGACGTTCTCGAAGTGCTCGACCATGTCGAGGAGCAGGTCGCAGCCTTCGCGCACCACGCTCCCTTGTTTCTCGAACAGCGTGAAGAAGTCTTCCTGCTTGGGGAATAGCGAGATCATGCGGCGCTCCTCGTTGCGCGTGGAGGTCGCATCGACGATTACCACGCGCTGCGAATTACGGCAACCTGGCGCGCCAAGGGGCGGATGCTATGCTGCCCCGCGCACTCGGAAAGCCATGGCAGCCAGGATGGAGGCCTTCATGCCAGGGATAGAGCCTCGCTCATGACCATGTTCGACGCCGTCGTGGTCGGCGGCGGCATCACCGGTCTCGGCATCGCCCGGCTCGCGGCGCGCAACGGATTGAGCGTGGCGCTGGTGGAGCGCGGGGATCTCGGCTCGGGCGCGAGCAGCGCCTCGAGCCACATGCTGCACGGCGGCCTGCGCTACCTCGAGCACGGCGACTTCGTGCTGGTGAGCGAGGCGCTGCGCGAGCGCGCCGCGGTGAGCCGCATGGCGCCTTCGCTGGCGCGGCCCACCCGATTCATGATCCCGTTCTATCGTGGCGACCGACGGCCGCCGTGGATGGTGCGCATCGGGCTCTTCGCCTACGACGCCTTCGCCGGACGATCCACCCTCGCCCGGCACGCCTCGGTGCGCCGCGCCGAGGCGCTCGCGCTCGAGCCGGATCTCGCGGAAGGCGGCTTGAAGGGCGCCGGCCTCTATACGGACGCCGTGATGGATGACGCGCGCCTCGCGGTCGCGGTCGGCCTCGACGCGGTCTCGCATGGTGCCCAGGTTCACAATTACACCGAGGCGATCGGACTGCGTCCGGCCGACGCGGATCGGTTCGACCTGCTGGCGCGCGACCGGCTCTCGGGCGCCGAGATCGCGCTGCGAGGGCGCGTGATCATCAACGCCACGGGACCGTGGGCCGACCGCACGCGCGCCATGCTGCTCGGCTCGCTCAAGCCCGGCAGCATCGAGCCGGCGCCGGTGCTGCGCCCTTCGCGAGGAGTGCACCTGGTGTTTCCGCGGCTCACCCGCTCGCACGGCGTGCTGTTGTTCGCGAGGAGCGACGGCCGCGTATTCTTCGTCATCCCGTTCGGCGAGCACTCGCTGGTCGGGACCACCGAGGTAGAGGTGGTCTCTCCCCTCCGTGACGACGACGTGAGTCCCAGCGTCGAGGAGATCCGTTACCTGCGATCGGAGCTCGCGCGCGCGATTCCCAAGGCCGCCGAGGCTCCAGCCATGGCCGTGCTGTCCGGCGTGCGACCGCTGCTGGCGGCCACCGGGCCGATCGCCGCGGCGACCCGGGAGCACCGCCTCATCGACGACGGTCCGCTGTTGACCGTGGTAGGCGGCAAGTACACCACCTTCCGCGTGATGGCGCGCGACGCCGTGAAGGCCCTGGTCGACAAGCTCAAGCGCGGCGGTCCCGATCCGCGCGACTCGGTCGAGCCTCTGCCCCGCTTGCCGGAGCCGACCGAGTCGCTGGAGGCATTCGCCGAATCGTCGGCGCAGAGCGCTTTCGCGCGCAGGGTGGAGGACGTGATCCGGCGGCGCAGCCGCTTGTGGCTGACACCGGATCGCGGGCGGGTGGCGGCGCCGCAGGTGGCCGCGGGTCTGGCGCGCGCCCTCGGCTGGTCGCC carries:
- a CDS encoding DUF47 family protein, whose amino-acid sequence is MISLFPKQEDFFTLFEKQGSVVREGCDLLLDMVEHFENVEQKAAKLKQVEHNGDLITHDIFEKLNSTFITPLEREDIHGLASSLDDVLDAAEAIGSRFVLFRVKQVTPEAIKLSRIVAQSGVQIEKAVTHLRDFEKLMPITIELNRLENEADEISRAVVAELFNGGHDPIDVLRWKELYGRLEAAADMGEDVANILEAIVLKNR
- a CDS encoding glycerol-3-phosphate dehydrogenase/oxidase translates to MTMFDAVVVGGGITGLGIARLAARNGLSVALVERGDLGSGASSASSHMLHGGLRYLEHGDFVLVSEALRERAAVSRMAPSLARPTRFMIPFYRGDRRPPWMVRIGLFAYDAFAGRSTLARHASVRRAEALALEPDLAEGGLKGAGLYTDAVMDDARLAVAVGLDAVSHGAQVHNYTEAIGLRPADADRFDLLARDRLSGAEIALRGRVIINATGPWADRTRAMLLGSLKPGSIEPAPVLRPSRGVHLVFPRLTRSHGVLLFARSDGRVFFVIPFGEHSLVGTTEVEVVSPLRDDDVSPSVEEIRYLRSELARAIPKAAEAPAMAVLSGVRPLLAATGPIAAATREHRLIDDGPLLTVVGGKYTTFRVMARDAVKALVDKLKRGGPDPRDSVEPLPRLPEPTESLEAFAESSAQSAFARRVEDVIRRRSRLWLTPDRGRVAAPQVAAGLARALGWSPERARAEQREFFASLEHEDRLLVSAREVA